GGCCGATCTCGGCGGGCGGCTGGAGCGCTTGGCGCACAACTGGGACGAAGAGCTCAAGCGCAGCCGGGGCCTGGGTCTGGTCGGGGTGGACGGTCGCGAGCTGACGCGCCTGCGCTTGGCCTTCGAGCATGACAAGACACCGCGTCTGCTCGACATCCGCGACGATCTGGCCGGTATCGCCCGGCTGACCACCGAGCAGTTGGCCGCGGCGCGTAAGGTCGCCGGAATGCAGATCCCAACACTGACCTTCAGCGGCGGCGCCGGCAGCGGCAAGACCGTTCTGGCCCTCAAGCTGGCCGAGGAGGCCGCCTGCGCCGGCCGTAAGGTTCTCTACCTCTGTTACAACCGAGCGCTCAAGGAGTGGCTGTGGCGCAAGCGCGACACCGTCTGGGACGTTGAGGGGCTCTACGAACGCCTCGAACTGGCCCACTTCCATCGCCTGGCCCATGATCTGGCCCGCCGGGCCGGGCTGGGTGATGAATGGGACGCCGCCTTCGAGGCCGACGCGCCCTCCGGGCGGCAGAACTTTTGGCAACGCACCAGCGCCGAACTCCTGGAGCGCGCCCTGGATGAACTCGAGACGCGCTATGATCTAGTCATCGTCGACGAGGCCCAGGATTTCCGCGCTCCCTGGTGGCCGGCCGTCGAGGCCCTGCGCAAGCCAGATGGGCGCTTGATCATCTTCACCGATGAGCAGCAGGACGTTTTCGGCGCCGCCGGAGTCCCCGAGCAGTTGAACCGTGCCGCCTTCCCGCTGGACCAGAACGTCCGCAACACCCGCTCCATCTGCCGTTTCATCAATGAGCAACTGGCCGCCGAGGGCTTGGAGATCGAACTCCGCCATTGCGCCGACGCCGCCCCCGGCGTCGAGCCCGAACGGCTGACCGCCGATGAGCTGGAGCGCGCCGTGGCGGAGCTGCTCGACGGCGGTTTCAGACCCCGACAACTGGCCCTGTTGGGACCCTTCAATCTCGAGAAAAGCGCCCTGGTGGGCGACGAGTTGGCGGGCCGCAGCGTCGTCGAGCTGCGCCGACGTCCGCCCGGCGACGACGAGCTGCTCTACTCGACCATCCACAGCTTCAAGGGCCTGGAAGCCGACGCCGTCTTCGTTCTCGATGAGACCCGCCACGGCCGGGGCCTGACCCCGGAGTTGCGCTACGTTGGTTACAGCCGTGCCCGCACCCGACTGTTCGTCGTCGAAGAGCCCCGTTAAGCGGTCCTTACCCAGGATAAGCAAGCATACCCGTCGGCACATTCCGCGCGGCTGCGGGGGCTCCAAGTCCCCCAAAGCGGCGAGAATCCGTGGCCGCGGTACGGGGTTCGAGAACCCCGCACCGCGGCTCTTTACGTCTGCGAGGTGCTCGCCGCTATTCGCGGGACCGGCGACCGCCGTGGCCGCCCGCCGGGGTCGAGCCGGGCCGTCACGGTTGTTGCATTGACGACGGACCGGGGCGGTCCGTCGTCGCAACAACCGCGCCGGCCCTCGAGGCCGCTGTGGTTTCAGCGTTGTTGCAGTGCCAGGCGGATTCGCCGGGCGACCTCGGCGGCCGTTGCCGGACCGTAGGCCGGGCTGAAGGGCAGGCTGAGCCGTTCGCGTCCCAGGCGTTCGGCGATGGGGAACAACCCCGGCCGGGTGCCGAGGCGTTCGCGGTAGAAGCTCATCAGGTGGAGGGGGTGGAAGTGGAGGGCGGTGGCGGTGCGCAGCTCGTGCAGGCGGGCGGCCAGCTCGTCCCGGGACAGTGTACAGCGGTCCTCGAGGACGCGCACGGTGTAGAGGTGCCAGGCGTGCTCGTCATCGGAGTCGGCGGCGGGCCGCGCCGGGGTTTCGATGCCGGGCAGGTCGGCGAGTTCCTCATCGTAGGCGGCGGCGAGTTCCAGGCGGCGGCGGCGGTTCTCGGCCAGTTTGTCGAGCTGAACCAGGCCGAGGGCGGCGGCGATATCGGTCAGGTTGTACTTGTAGCCCAGGGCGGTGATGTCGTAGCCCGGGCGGCCGTCGGCGGCGTAGCGGTTCCAGGCGTCGCGGTCCATGCCGTGGAGGCGCAGCAGCCGCGCCCTTTGGGCCCATTCCTTCCGCGAGGTGACCAGCATGCCGCCCTCGCCCGTGGTCAGGTTCTTGGTGACATAGAAGCTGTAGCAGCCGGCGTCGCCCAGGGCGCCGAGGGGCCGGCCGCCGCTACGGGCCTCGACGGCGTGGGCGGCGTCGTCGATCAGGGCCAGATCGCACTCGGCGCAGAGCTTGATGAAGCCGTCCATCTCGACGGGGTAGCCACCCAGATGGACGGGCATGACGGCCCGGGTTTTCCCGGAGAGGGCGGCCCGGGCCGACTTCGGAGTCAGGTTGCCCGTCGCGGGGTCGACGTCGGCGAAGACGGGCCGCGCCCCGCGCTGCAGGATGACCTCGCCCGCCGAGACGAAGGTCAGGGGGCTGGTGATCACCTCGTCTCCCGGTCCGATCCCGGCGCACTCGAGGGCCAGGTGGAGGGCGGCGGTGCCGCTGGCGACGGCCACGGCGTATTCGGCGCCGACCAGTTCGGCGAAGCGCTGTTCGAACTCCCGGGTCCGGGGCCCGTGGGTCAGCCAGCCCGAGCGCAGGACCGCGCTCACGGCGGCGATTTCGCGTTCGTCCAGCGCCGGCGGCGAGAAGTCGATGGGCTCTAACTCGTTCATCATAAAACACTTATCTCGGTATTGGTCAGCAAATCCGCTGAGGCTCTTACCCGTTCGATCGTGGCGGCGAAGTAGTCCGCGTCGATTTCCACCCCGACGGCGTTCCTGCCGGCCTTCATCGCAGCGACGGCCGTCGTGCCGCTGCCCAGGAAGGGATCGAGAACGGTGTCACCCACGAAGGAGAACATCCTGACCAGGCGGTCGGCCAGGGCAAGGGGGAAGGGGGCGGGATGATTGCGGGTCGATTCACCGCCCAGGCGCCAGATCTGCTGGAACCAGAGATTGAAACGCTCGCGCTCGATCATGCTGAGTCGACGTTGCTCCTCGGTCGGTTTACGATAACCCCCGGGCTTGCGCTGCATCAGGATAAACTCGATATCGTTCTTGATGATGGCGTTGGGCTCGTAGGGCTTGCCGAGAAAGCGACCTCCACCCTCGACCTCCGTGGTGGCGTTGGCGATTTTGTGCCAGATAATGGGGTTGAGGTTGTCGAAGCCGATGCGTCGGCAGCGAACCGAAATATCCGCATGCAGGGGCATGACGAGGTGACGGCCGTGTTTGCGTCGCGAGAGGCAGACATCACCGACCACGCAGCACAGGCGGCCACCGGGAACCAGGATGCGCAAGCTGTGCCGCCAGACCCGATCCAGTTCCTCGAGAAACTCCTCGTAATCCTCGACGTGCCCCAATTGGCTCGCCGAATCGTTATATTTTTTCAGGGTCCAGTAGGGCGGCGAGGTCACCACCAAATGACAGCTCTCGTCGTCGATCCATTCCAGCTCGCGGGCGTCACCGCGCTTTAACAGCACGGAGATCCGCCGACCACGGTCGTTCCTGCGCGCCTTTTCCGCTTCGCGAAAACGCTCCTCGACGGAAAGGGATTCGTAGCTCTTCGGCGCATCAGTCATGGATTGCCCCCCCGGCAGTGGGCGATCAGCGACTTGATAAAGCCGGCGAAAGTCAGTGCTGGATTAGGCTCACTGTAGCCCCCGCGGGCACCGCTCGACCGCTCGGACAGGATCAGGCAACTGCGAGTATAGAGGCGCTCCAGGACCAGTCTCTCTCCCAACAGCTCGTAACGCCGGGCGTAGGAGGTGTCATTGAACTCGTCAAAAACGGAGAAGAAGGGTTGACTGATCCGCACAACGCTTCGCGAGGCCGGGCAGTCCTCCAGCAGCATCAGGTAGCCCAGCCAGGGACTAGGCACCGCGCCGAAGGCCCGCTCGCGGTAAGCCGTATGGAGGTCCTGGGCTGAGCCCACGGCTTCTTCCACCCGATTGTTGAAGTTGTTTCCAAAGGACGGGCCAACCTGGGATTTCAACTCCACGACGGCGAGGAGTCTCTCGCCGTCTATTACCAGCAAGTCCCAGCGTTTCGTCGGACGGTAGTATCCCGGCAGGTCGAGACGGGCGTCGAGCTTGATCCATTCAGACGGGATATCGTTTTCCACCAATAAAGCTTTAAGCAGCCTGAGAAACCCGTCCAGTTGCTTTCCACCGGTAACGGCCGCCCGACCGTCCCGATCCCCTCCGCCCACACGGGAAGCCTGTCCGGAGCGCACGCCCCAGAAGTGCTTGACGGCTTGGGCCAGTCTGTCTTCCAGCGTCTTGTTCACGGCACTATCTGCACGGTGTCGGCCCAGATGTGGGTCATCTCCTCGATGTAATCCGCGGAGCCGCCGACGCCGACGCGCACCGGACCCTTGGCCAGCTCGCCCTTGATGTACAATAGCTCGTTGGTGAAGCCGCTGAAGTGGCAGTGGACATAGCGTCCGCGGTCGGTGGTCAGCATCAGGCTGGCGTTGCCGCCGTCGACGATGTTGACCTCGACGACGTCGCCGTAGACCACCTCGGTGCCCCGGGGCGTCTCCCAGTGCAGGTCCCAGCCGAAGGAGCCGCTTTCGCCGTCCAGCTCGGCCAGCAGCCGCCGGGCCCGGTCCGAGGGGCTGGACTCCAGCTCGCGGCGCACGTCGCTGTGCACGCCGGCGTCGTCGGACTGCACGTAAATGTGGAACAGGGCGTCGAGGCCCTCCTCGCCCAGCTTGGCCAGCTCGACGATCAACTGCTCCCGGGCCTGGTCGCCGGTGATCGGATCGAAGAAGGCGGCGAAGAAGACCGGCACCAGCTCGGGGTCCCGCAACTGCCCCAGGGCCTTGACCGCCTCGGCCTGGATCGTGCCGTCGGGGCTCTTGAGGCCGGGCAGGTAGGCGTCGACGGGCACCTCACCCATCTGCCGCAGCGCCAGCAGGGCCGCGCTGCGCATCTGCGGATCCTCGTCCAGCACCATCTCGGCCAGCGGCTCGATGGCCCGCCGGGCGTTCATCCGCGCCAGCACCGGCGGCACCGCCACCCGCACCTGCGCGTCCGGATCGCTCTTCATCGTCCGCACCAGGGCCATCGTCGCCCCGCGGTCGCCGACGGCGTCCAGGGCCTCAATGATCGCCAGGCGCAGGTTGGCCTCGTCGGTGGTCTCCAGCCCCTCGGCCAGCTCAAAGACGTAATCCCGCTCGCCGTTGAGCGCCTTGACCCTGGCTTCCTCGATCTCCCCCAGGTCGCGATAGCCCGCGCAGCCCGCCGTCAGTAGCAGACCCAGCAGCATCGCCGATAACAGTCGCCTGAGCATGACCTTGCGCATCATTCACCTCGCGGGGGGCTGATCCGACCCTGTTGATTATAAACCAACCCGGAGCTTAACTCCATGCACGAGCCGCTGACCAGTCTGGCCGCCGGGCTCTGCCACCGCCTGCCCACGC
This portion of the Candidatus Coatesbacteria bacterium genome encodes:
- a CDS encoding AAA family ATPase, with protein sequence MTSNRAEARFENDLRKLQPPWSYWRNVQPRSLREYDFILAHPDHGLFVVEVKGATDYEIDGDRLYVRYNGRRKDVFAQVWDQQRELIELCRNYHLGCSVGWAVALPHANPRGAFPHADKLIRAAELADLGGRLERLAHNWDEELKRSRGLGLVGVDGRELTRLRLAFEHDKTPRLLDIRDDLAGIARLTTEQLAAARKVAGMQIPTLTFSGGAGSGKTVLALKLAEEAACAGRKVLYLCYNRALKEWLWRKRDTVWDVEGLYERLELAHFHRLAHDLARRAGLGDEWDAAFEADAPSGRQNFWQRTSAELLERALDELETRYDLVIVDEAQDFRAPWWPAVEALRKPDGRLIIFTDEQQDVFGAAGVPEQLNRAAFPLDQNVRNTRSICRFINEQLAAEGLEIELRHCADAAPGVEPERLTADELERAVAELLDGGFRPRQLALLGPFNLEKSALVGDELAGRSVVELRRRPPGDDELLYSTIHSFKGLEADAVFVLDETRHGRGLTPELRYVGYSRARTRLFVVEEPR
- a CDS encoding aminotransferase class I/II-fold pyridoxal phosphate-dependent enzyme gives rise to the protein MMNELEPIDFSPPALDEREIAAVSAVLRSGWLTHGPRTREFEQRFAELVGAEYAVAVASGTAALHLALECAGIGPGDEVITSPLTFVSAGEVILQRGARPVFADVDPATGNLTPKSARAALSGKTRAVMPVHLGGYPVEMDGFIKLCAECDLALIDDAAHAVEARSGGRPLGALGDAGCYSFYVTKNLTTGEGGMLVTSRKEWAQRARLLRLHGMDRDAWNRYAADGRPGYDITALGYKYNLTDIAAALGLVQLDKLAENRRRRLELAAAYDEELADLPGIETPARPAADSDDEHAWHLYTVRVLEDRCTLSRDELAARLHELRTATALHFHPLHLMSFYRERLGTRPGLFPIAERLGRERLSLPFSPAYGPATAAEVARRIRLALQQR
- a CDS encoding site-specific DNA-methyltransferase produces the protein MTDAPKSYESLSVEERFREAEKARRNDRGRRISVLLKRGDARELEWIDDESCHLVVTSPPYWTLKKYNDSASQLGHVEDYEEFLEELDRVWRHSLRILVPGGRLCCVVGDVCLSRRKHGRHLVMPLHADISVRCRRIGFDNLNPIIWHKIANATTEVEGGGRFLGKPYEPNAIIKNDIEFILMQRKPGGYRKPTEEQRRLSMIERERFNLWFQQIWRLGGESTRNHPAPFPLALADRLVRMFSFVGDTVLDPFLGSGTTAVAAMKAGRNAVGVEIDADYFAATIERVRASADLLTNTEISVL
- a CDS encoding restriction endonuclease; this encodes MEDRLAQAVKHFWGVRSGQASRVGGGDRDGRAAVTGGKQLDGFLRLLKALLVENDIPSEWIKLDARLDLPGYYRPTKRWDLLVIDGERLLAVVELKSQVGPSFGNNFNNRVEEAVGSAQDLHTAYRERAFGAVPSPWLGYLMLLEDCPASRSVVRISQPFFSVFDEFNDTSYARRYELLGERLVLERLYTRSCLILSERSSGARGGYSEPNPALTFAGFIKSLIAHCRGGNP